The Acidobacteriota bacterium genome contains the following window.
CGGCGACGCGGTCGCCTTTGGTCACGCCGCAGGCCGTCTTCAGGTGGTGCGCCAGCTTGCGGGCGGCGAGCTGCATTGCCCGGAAGGTGACCCGCTCGTTTTCGTATACGATGTAAGTGCGATCGCCGAACTGTTCGGCGGCAGCGTCGAGGATCGCGTTGATCGTCGGCGGCGCGTTCTTGTACACCTTCATCGGCACGCCGCGGATCACGGCATCTTCGAGTTCGACCGGCGACCCCTCGCCCGCCAGGGCTGCGTTGGCTGCGGCAATCGTCATTGCAGGCCAGTTTGAACTTGCGCCTTCGGCCATGTGCCGTCTCCTCCGGATGGTTTCTCTGCACCCCACAAATCATGTCCCGCCCGCCGTTTGAAGGGCCAGCGGCTGAAAATGACATGCCGGCAGCTTTCAGGCGCTGCGTGCCTTGAGCACGGCTTCAAGCCCCATGTGCGGGTCAAACCGCCGGGGCCGCGCGTTGACGGCCCATGACAGAAGCAAAGGCAGGCTGAAGGCAATCAATCCCAGCTTAAGCACGGCCGACAGCGAAACGTTTCCGGGCGCGATGGGCAGGAAGGCTACGACCAGCGCCAAGAGGGCCAGCGAACCGAGCGCGAAGGCGAGCAGCAGGAGATAAAGTGCAGGTTGTTCACCGGCCTGGAACTTCGCTTCCGGATTTGCCGCCGCCACACCGCGCACCACTTCCCGGATGAGCGGGAAGAAGGTGTCGGACCGGTCTTCGAAGTCTGCGAAGCCCTTGAAATGCAGGTTGGTCAATGTGAGCTGCGAACGGGCGCCGGTGAGTTCCATCAGGAATCGGCCGGTCTGGAACCGGCCCGGCGCGAAGGCGAGCCGCACCGAGCGGATGTTCGCGTACGGCACACGGAAGACGACGGCGCCCCCCTCTGACACCCGCTCGAGAGCGCCAGGTGTTGTCCGCCACACGGCCTCGGATTTTTCGATCACCGACGCCCTGTGGCGGTATTCCACTGTGGTCATGTCCCGTCCCCTATCGGGGACCAGGCTAGATCACTTTCCGAAATCGCAAAAGCGCAGGTTGCGGACGGTGCCATCGCGGTCGGTCACCGAATAGGCGCGTCCGGTCAGGTTGGAGTCGTCGCAGAGATAGCCGATCTGGTACATCGCCAGCAGCTCTTCGTTGCCCGGCAGGATGTCGTTGGCGACCATCAGGTCGATAGCGCTCTGGTGACGGCCGAGACGCATCATGGCGAGGAACTGTTCGGACCGCGCCGAATCGACGGAATCGATGATGGCGATGTCGCGCGCAACGGCGGCTTCGGTTCCCGGCAGTTTGGCAGATGCAAGGGAGGCTGCGGTCGTCGACGGGAAGTCGGCGATCACTTCGCCGAAATATTCGACAGCGCCTTCGCTGTCATAGCCGGTGGGCGAGGCGCTGAGGTCACCCAGCTTGTAGAGCACGTCCGAACGCTCGATCGGCGTCAGGCCGGTATCGCCGACGAGTTGCATCAGGCGCTGGATGGCGGTCGGCGTATTGCCGGCATTGACCAGCTCGTCGGCAGTCTGCATCGCGAGTTCGAACTGCGACGGCACAACGGTCTGCGAAGCACCAGGCTTGGGGGCGGTCGAGGTGTCCGGCGACGAGGCACAGGCGCCCAGTACAAGCGCAGAGGCGACGGCGAACAGGATAGGACGAAGCATCGGTTTTCTCCGTGGGGAATCAGGAACGAGCGCCAGAATGAGCCTGCGCCGCGCCTTGCTTAGCTTGCCAAGCCAAGCGGCGACAGGGCCGAACTGAGGTGAAACTGTGGCGCCGGGGGCGTTAAGCGCGGGCGGCGCGTTCGATAGCTGAAAGGTCGCCCCGGCCAAGGGCTTCGATGGCACGCGCGGCGATGTGGCGGGCATTGAGGCCGGCCGTCTCATACATCGCAAAGGGCGTGTCCTGGTCCTGGAAAATGTCGGGCAGTGTCATCACCCTGACCTTCAGGCCATTATCAATCGCGCCGGCATTGGCGAGGTGTTCCAGCACGAAGCTGCCGAAACCGCCCCGTGCGCCTTCCTCGATCGTGATGAGCACTTCGTGGTTTTTCGCGAGGCTCTCCACGAGTTCGCCGTCCAGCGGGCGGGCGAAACGGGCATCGGCCACCGTAGCGCTGAGCCCCTGGGCCGACAGCATGTCGGCGGCCTTCAGGCATGCCTGAAGGCGGGTGCCGTAGGACAAGATCGCGATGGTCGTGCCTTCGCGCACCACCCTGCCCTTGCCGATTTCCAATGCTTTCAGGTCGGCGGGGATTTTCACGCCGATGCCTTCGCCGCGCGGATAGCGGATCGAACTCGGGCCATCGTCGATTTCCGGCGCCGTTTTGACCATAAGTGCCAGTTCCGCCTCGTCGCCGGGGGCCATGCAGACAAAGCCGGGCAGCGCGCCGAGATATCCGATATCGAAGCTGCCGGCATGGGTTGCACCATCGGCGCCAACAAGTCCGGCGCGGTCCATTGCAAAACGCACGGGCAGCTTCTGGATCGCAACATCATGCACGACCTGATCATAGCCGCGCTGCAGGAACGTCGAATAGATTGCGCAGAAGGGCTTCATGCCATCGGCGGCGAGACCGGCGGCGAAAGTGACGGCGTGCTGCTCCGCAATACCCACATCGAAGTGTCGCTCGGGAAACCGAGCGCCGAAAATGTCCGTGGACGTACCGGATGGCATGGCGGCGGTGATGGCGCAGATCTTGTCATCCGTTTCGCCGAGCTTGGCGAGCGTCTGGCCGAAGACCTTCTGGTAGGACGGCGGGCCGGCGGCGCCCTTGGCCTGTTCACCAGTGATCACCGAGAACTTGGACACACCGTGATACTTGTCGGCCGAGTTCTCGGCCGGCGCGTAGCCTTTGCCCTTCTGGGTAACGACATGCAGCAGGATGGGACCGTCCTGCATCGCCTTGATGTTCTCGAGGATCGGAATGAGCGTATCGAGGTCGTGCCCGTCGACCGGGCCAACATAGTAGAACCCCATTTCCTCGAACATCGTGCCGCCCATGGCGAAACCGCGCAGGTATTCTTCGGCACGGCGGGCGGGCGACTCCAGACCCATGGGGGTCACCACCTTCTTGGCGAAGCGGCGTAGGCCCCGGTATGGGCGCGACGAGACGAGGCGCGAGAAGTAGTGGCTCATCGCGCCGACTGGCGGGGCGATGGACATGTCGTTGTCATTCAGGATGACGATCAGGCGCGACTTGTCGGCGCCGGCATTGTTCATGGCTTCGTACGCCATGCCGGCCGACATCGAGCCATCGCCGATCACGCAGACGACATGGTTGTCGCCGCCTTGCAGGTCGCGCGCCTTGGCAAAGCCGAGTCCGGCCGAAATGGAGGTCGAGGCGTGGGCGGCGCCGAAGGGGTCGTAAATGCTCTCGGACCGCTTGGTGAAGCCGGACAGGCCGCCCGGTTGGCGCAGGGTGCGCATGCGGTCGCGGCGACCGGTCAGGATCTTGTGCGGGTAACATTGATGGCCGACATCCCAGACGAGTTTGTCGTCCGGCGTGTTGAAAACCGAGTGGATTGCAACCGTGAGTTCAACCACGCCGAGGCCGGACCCCAGATGGCCCCCGGTTACCGACACGACATCGATGACCTCTTCGCGGACTTCAGCGGCGATCTGCTTGATTTCCGCCCGTGATCGGCCCTTCAGGTCGGACGGGGAATTGATGGAATCAAGCAGCCGGTTAGGTCTGGTTTCAGTCATCACGCGTGATCTTCTCGGGTTGTGGGCCAGACCGTTTTAACGCGGTCTGTTCAACACATAATCGACCGAATGCAGCAGGATCACGGCCTTGTCACGGAAAATCGCCAAATGTTCCTTGGCTTGAGCCGCAAGGAGGCGCACCCGCTGGCGGGCGCCGTCAACGCCGAGAAGGGACACAAAGTTGGCTTTTCCGGCCGGTTGGTCGGTGCGGAGCGGCTTTCCGGCGACGTCTTCATCGCCTTCGGCGTCAAGGATGTCGTCGGCGATCTGGTAGGCGAGGCCGAGGTCATTCGAGAACCCGGCCAGCGCGTTGCGCTCGGCCTCGCGCGCATGACCGATGATCGCGGCGGCTTCGGTGGCATAGGAAATCAGTGCGCCCGTCTTCAACCGCTGCATGCGGGTAATCGTGTTCAGATCGCGCGGGCTGTCATGTTCCAGCATGTCGATCATCTGGCCGCCGACCATGCCCCTCGCGCCCGATGCATCTGCGAGGCGTTCGATCAGCTGGATCCGGATCGCCGGATCGTCATGAGTCTCGCTGGACGCCAGGATCTTGAACGCGAGGGTGAGCAATGCATCACCGGCGAGAACGGCGGTGGCTTCGTCGAACGCCTTGTGAACGGTGGGCTGTCCGCGCCGGAAGTCGTCATCGTCCATGCACGGCAGGTCATCGTGAACGAGCGAATAGCAGTGCACGCATTCGAGGGCGGCAGCTGTGCGCAGGAGCGTTTTTTCCGAAGCGCCGAACATGGCGCCGGTCTCCAGCACGAAGAACGGCCGCATGCGCTTGCCGTTGGCAAGCGCGGCATGTCGCATCGCGCGCATGAGGTTGGCTTCAGGGCCGCTGGCAGGCGGGATCAGCTGGTCGAGCGCAACCGTCACCCGGTCTGCAACTTCCTTCAGCCTCTGCTCAAAACCCGCAACTTCCCCCATATCCCGCGCAGGCTCTCAATCAAAATTCGCGGGTTCGGTGGCCGGGCCGCTGGCACCCTGCACAATCTGTTCGACCTTCAGCTCGGCCGACTTGAGGCGCGACTCGCAATGCGCCTTCAGCGCAGCGCCGCGCTCATAGATCGAAATCGACTTTTCGAGGTCAACGTCACCGGCCTCGAGCTGGCGCAC
Protein-coding sequences here:
- a CDS encoding 1-deoxy-D-xylulose-5-phosphate synthase, which encodes MTETRPNRLLDSINSPSDLKGRSRAEIKQIAAEVREEVIDVVSVTGGHLGSGLGVVELTVAIHSVFNTPDDKLVWDVGHQCYPHKILTGRRDRMRTLRQPGGLSGFTKRSESIYDPFGAAHASTSISAGLGFAKARDLQGGDNHVVCVIGDGSMSAGMAYEAMNNAGADKSRLIVILNDNDMSIAPPVGAMSHYFSRLVSSRPYRGLRRFAKKVVTPMGLESPARRAEEYLRGFAMGGTMFEEMGFYYVGPVDGHDLDTLIPILENIKAMQDGPILLHVVTQKGKGYAPAENSADKYHGVSKFSVITGEQAKGAAGPPSYQKVFGQTLAKLGETDDKICAITAAMPSGTSTDIFGARFPERHFDVGIAEQHAVTFAAGLAADGMKPFCAIYSTFLQRGYDQVVHDVAIQKLPVRFAMDRAGLVGADGATHAGSFDIGYLGALPGFVCMAPGDEAELALMVKTAPEIDDGPSSIRYPRGEGIGVKIPADLKALEIGKGRVVREGTTIAILSYGTRLQACLKAADMLSAQGLSATVADARFARPLDGELVESLAKNHEVLITIEEGARGGFGSFVLEHLANAGAIDNGLKVRVMTLPDIFQDQDTPFAMYETAGLNARHIAARAIEALGRGDLSAIERAARA
- a CDS encoding polyprenyl synthetase family protein, which codes for MGEVAGFEQRLKEVADRVTVALDQLIPPASGPEANLMRAMRHAALANGKRMRPFFVLETGAMFGASEKTLLRTAAALECVHCYSLVHDDLPCMDDDDFRRGQPTVHKAFDEATAVLAGDALLTLAFKILASSETHDDPAIRIQLIERLADASGARGMVGGQMIDMLEHDSPRDLNTITRMQRLKTGALISYATEAAAIIGHAREAERNALAGFSNDLGLAYQIADDILDAEGDEDVAGKPLRTDQPAGKANFVSLLGVDGARQRVRLLAAQAKEHLAIFRDKAVILLHSVDYVLNRPR
- a CDS encoding exodeoxyribonuclease VII small subunit, whose protein sequence is MADTKTRPVEKMSFEEALAELEGIVRQLEAGDVDLEKSISIYERGAALKAHCESRLKSAELKVEQIVQGASGPATEPANFD